The stretch of DNA GAAATTATTGGACGAGGAAATCCCGCAAGAAATGGAAGGCAAGCCGTTATTTTAAATCAAAGCGCTTGTGTAATTGGCTGGATTATGTTATAATCATTAAGCTAAAAAATGTTAATGGAGGAAACTTAGTTTGTCTTTATTTTTGCAGACTGTGCCTGAGTGGGTTTCAAACAGTTTTCCTTATATAAGAATGGCGCTTATGGCGCTAGAAGTTTTGCTGGCGATATTTTTGATTATTGTCGTGTTGTTCCAGCCCGGCAGCACAGAGGGCTTGGGCGCGATCTCAGGCGGTCAGGACACGTTCTTTGGGAAGCACAAGGGACAAACCTTGGAAGGCAGGATGAAAAGGTTGACCATAATAACGGCCGCTTTGCTGGTTATTAACGCGGCGGTTTTCTTCATTACAATGGCGATTTATGCGGGATAATGAAATAATACAAAAAGGCTAATAAAGGGCGGCTTTTTGTAAGGCTGCCCTATTTTTTTAAATGTTTTAGAATGAATATACGCATAATATATAATAAAAACCTAAATGGTGACAAAATATGCTTAATTTTAAAGACAAAGTTTATGAGATAATTACAACCCAAGGGTTGTCGGGCTTGACCAAAAACGCGTTGTTGAAAAAACTTGGCGCAAAAAGCGCTTTTGAGACAAAGCACATGGGACAGGCATTAGACGAACTCGCCAAAGAGGGCAAGCTTGTAGCACAAGACAGCAAAAAGATCCGCAAGTATTTTTTGCCCCAAAAGATAAACGCGTATAAGGGCAAGATCCAAGGCAACGCCCGCGGTTTTGGTTTTTTTGTAAGCTCTGAGCTGGGCGAGGATGTGTTTATCCCGCCTAAGGCCATGAACAGGGCAGCGCACGGCGATACCGTTATGGTCAAGGTCAACAAGCAAAAAGCCCAAGGCCAGTCCCTAGAAGGCGAGGTTTTGACTATTTTGGAACGTGGCGTAAAAAGAACGGTCGGGCGGTTTTACGCCAGGCAAAACAAAAACTACGGCTTTGTGACGCCCGACGACCATAATTTTTATTATGATATTTTCATACCCGCCGACAGCTTCAACGGCGCCAAAAACGGGCAAAAGGTGGTCGTCCAAATCACGGGCTATCCCGAAAATTCCAAAAATCCCGAAGGCAAGATTATAGAGGTTTTGGGGGATCTTGGGCAAAAGGGCATAGATATTTTGTCTATTATCCGTTCTTACGACCTTTATGAAGAGTTTGACCAAAATGTTTTGGAAAACGCGCGCAAAGTCAGTATTCCTATTACCCAAAAAGATTTGGCGCAAAGACAAGATTACAGGGACTGGAAAACCATTACCATAGACGGCGAGGACGCCAAAGACTTGGACGACGCGGTAAGTTTATACAAGGATAAAAAAGGGCATTTTTTGCTGGGCGTGCATATTGCCGATGTGTCGCATTATGTCAAGCCCAATTCGCCGCTTGACAAAGAAGCCTTAAAACGCGGCACAAGCGTTTATTTTGCCGACAGGGTGCTGCCCATGCTGCCCAAGGA from Clostridiales bacterium encodes:
- the secG gene encoding preprotein translocase subunit SecG, with product MALMALEVLLAIFLIIVVLFQPGSTEGLGAISGGQDTFFGKHKGQTLEGRMKRLTIITAALLVINAAVFFITMAIYAG